A genomic region of Elaeis guineensis isolate ETL-2024a chromosome 9, EG11, whole genome shotgun sequence contains the following coding sequences:
- the LOC105051572 gene encoding chlorophyll a-b binding protein CP26, chloroplastic, giving the protein MASIAAATAPAFLGVSEMLGAPLNSKAAARAVPAPSNAGSSKIVALFSGKKAAAPPPKTKPAAVSPASDELAKWYGPDRRIFLPEGLLDRSEVPEYLTGEVPGDYGYDPFGLSKKPEDFSKYQAYELIHARWAMLGAAGFIIPEAFNKFGANCGPEAVWFKTGALLLDGNTLNYFGKNIPINLVVAVIAEVVLVGGAEYYRITNGLNLEDKLHPGGPFDPLGLANDPDQAALLKVKEIKNGRLAMFAMLGFFLQAYVTGEGPVENLAKHLSDPFGNNLLTVISGSAERAPTL; this is encoded by the exons ATGGCATCCATCGCAGCGGCAACCGCTCCAGCCTTCTTGGGAGTGTCTGAGATGCTCGGCGCCCCACTGAACTCCAAGGCTGCAGCTCGCGCAGTTCCGGCACCATCGAACGCTGGATCTTCTAAGATTGTTGCGCTCTTCTCCGGGAAGAAGGCTGCTGCCCCCCCTCCGAAGACGAAGCCTGCCGCTGTCTCTCCGGCCAGCGACGAGCTTGCCAAGTGGTATG GTCCTGACAGAAGAATTTTCTTGCCGGAAGGCCTGTTGGATCGCTCGGAGGTCCCGGAGTACCTCACCGGAGAAGTACCAGGAGA TTATGGCTATGATCCTTTTGGGCTAAGCAAGAAACCGGAAGATTTCAGCAA ATACCAAGCTTACGAGCTGATTCATGCAAGGTGGGCCATGCTTGGTGCTGCTGGTTTCATTATTCCAGAGGCCTTCAACAAATTTGGTGCTAATTGTGGACCTGAGGCTGTTTGGTTCAAG ACTGGTGCTCTTCTCCTTGATGGAAACACATTGAATTACTTTGGAAAGAACATTCCTATCAATCTTGTTGTTGCTGTCATTGCTGAGGTTGTGCTTGTAGGAGGTGCTGAATATTACCGAATTACCAATGGACTG AATTTGGAGGACAAGCTCCACCCAGGAGGTCCATTTGATCCTTTGGGTTTAGCTAATGATCCTGACCAAGCAGCACTGCTCAAAGTGAAGGAAATCAAGAACGGGCGACTGGCCATGTTTGCGATGCTTGGTTTCTTCCTGCAGGCCTATGTGACTGGAGAAGGCCCTGTGGAGAATCTTGCCAAGCACTTAAGTGACCCATTTGGAAACAATTTGCTTACTGTGATCTCAGGATCTGCTGAAAGAGCTCCAACCCTGTAA